The sequence below is a genomic window from Chelmon rostratus isolate fCheRos1 chromosome 24, fCheRos1.pri, whole genome shotgun sequence.
CACACCATGCTAGAAGTGCCATGTCCTCTTTCATGCTTTCATCAGACGTTTGTAGTATGATTTGCacctttgttttttaaaacttcagattttttttttttttttttttgcactttgagAGTGTGTCGAGTATTTAAAGAAACCtgttaagaggaaaaaaaaagacgaaaaCAGTTGCTAATAGCCATGTTTTACTATATATGTTTACTTAAGAGTTCCAGAATTTACTACTGTGCTAATGCAGCAATAATGTTGAGGAGTTGCATCAAGACGCACTTGTCAACACAGGGATTGAAAGAAATTAAGAAATATCTGATATTTTTATAACTGCAAAGAGTTAAGTATGGAAATATGGAATGCTTTATGGATATGGGCACCTGcctctggcaaaaaaaaatatctatacCTTACAGAAAAACATATGCTACGGAAATAAAATGTGTACATTTGGTCTCCTTTATCATAGCTGACAGtttatattactgtatataaTCTTTGCTTGTGTCATTTGAGAATTCCCAAGTTAAATGTAAGCTCCTTGTAAGCTTTCAAAGTGACATGAGAAATAAAGATCTAATGCTAACGGAGACCTCTGCGTCATGCATGGCTCATTTAGTGGAGGTATCATGACGATTGTTACTTTATGAATGCACAGTGAAATGtggtaccacacacacacacctttctccAACCCTGATTGAATGTACCTTTAAACTGCCTTTCAATCTTCATTCACCCAAGCAAAAACTCTATCTGCCTGTCCGCTTTGTTGAAAAGATCAACATTAGTACAGAAACACCGGTTTGTTtccagaaaaagaaatgtgtttgacatAATGGTACTGCATAGCTTTAAAGAAACATGTTTCCTGACAACTTGCTAGCATCTTTATTGAAAGCTTGGTGATCTGCCGTTATCACATGGCAGTATTCTTCTAgggcaaaatgaaatgtgtaaaatggaatatgattaaacattttctgACTTATTAAGCAGTCTTTCCGGTTAGATTTTACTCCGGAGCACATGAGaacatcatatatatataaaacagagGCAATATATTACAATACATACAACAGTGCTtggaaataaatacaaacttttggttttgttgtatGTGTACTCCAGCACATGACATAAGCCTACAGTTGTTGCTACACAGtgcaaaataaatcattgtAAAAACAAATTTACAACAGCAAAAGCACAAATTACTAACCAATAAAGATCCGGGGACTTTAATCATATAAGTAACCCCTCAGAAAAGGCACATTCTTGAAGTGGTGACAATAATTATCAGTGCCAAGATCCTACATTGTCCACCAAGAGCTTCACCATCAAAGCCctatttctgtgtttctccCACTTCAGCCTTTCACTTAGGTCATCTGTTCATTCTAAGCACTTTGTGTGAAGCAGTGCACCAGACTGCATcaacaaaatgaccaaaaaaactCTACGGCACACGCTCACAGAACCAAGCAGCATTCGCATCCGAACGTGGGAAAGGGCGTAGAGTCGCTTTAGATCCTGGTCTGTTTGCTTTCCTCCTCGTCGGAGCTGGAGTCAGAGCTCCTTCTGTCCTTGCTGACCATCTccaaactcttcctcctctccttctcttcaggCTCCATCTGGACAAACTGGGCTTCTATCTTGGTCGGGTCGATGTAGGTGTAGAAATAGGCCATTATGGAAAAGACGATGCACACGAACACCAGCAGAGAGGCAAAGAGGATGTACTCTGCCCACtagtgaacacaaacacacagtttaaataTCTGAGTTAATTAATATCTCTTTCTTGTTTGCCTGTCCGACCTGTCTTTACGTCTTACATATCTTGCGTAACTTTCAAACATCAATTATAGAAATTCATGTAGCTTGAATATGAACTTTCCCAAGGTCAGAGAGGACAATATGTGTTCGATAAAATCCACCCACCTGGTCTGGGAGCTTTGCCGCCTCAGCGACAATGAGCACAATGATGTTTCCTACAGCAACGGTTAGCAGCCAAccagcctgcagcacagactTCATGTTGCTGGGCGCCTGGACAGTAAAAGTAGAAACTACATATTATGGCAAATTGtaaaacatatcaaaacatTATCAGTCTCTCTATAATTTGTGCCTCTGGACATTAGGACAGATCTTATTCTCCAATACcacttttgttatttttgtttacaGTTGTTTCCAAACTGCTTTTGCAGTGTGGTCAGATATGTGAGGAAAGCGCCCTCTACCTGTGAGTAGGAGAACTCCAGGCCGGTGACAGAGAAGACGACCTCTCCTGCCGTGATGAGGAAATACTGAGGAATCTGCCAGGCCATGTTGAAGGAGTTAGGCTCCATGTCCAACACCGGTCGGATGCTCTGTGAGcactgcaggaaacagacaggTACCAGGATGTGTTAGCTTGATCAAAGAAGTTGCATTCAAGCCATATTGTGACTCTAAATGTATTTGTGCGACAGGATTCGTGTGTATTCTTACGCCTTctgcaaatgtgaaatttgGCAGGATGATCAAGGTGAAAGAGCTGCCGAAGCCCAGCTTTTGACTGTAGTCACACTGTTCATCCATCTCGTTCCTGATATTGAAATGTGCACTgacacaagcagaaaaacaatcaGGGCAAAGAATTTCCTCAAGTAGCAGCTGTATGTCACATAAAGAAAGGAGTGTCAGTCTTACTTTCCCTGTGGTACCAAGAGATATTCTGACATGTTTTGGGGGCTAAGGCGGTCAAGGCTCAGATCACCCACGGTTACATTCAAACTGGAGTTAAAACCATTCAGAAATCTGAGGAGGGAGAGTTCAGCACGCAGCAGGTGAGGAAACAACGGTCTTAAAGTGAGTTTCTGTCACATTTGCAACAAGATtaaacacattcttcttcttccacattAAAAGTTGAATGTATAATCAGTTGCTCAATTCAACACACTCAGGGATTGCACATGGCCTCTCAGGCCTTCTTCACAAAATCACCCCTCTAAGCTTCATAACAGTTTGAAACTTGCCTGATAGCATTAGTGCCCAGTTCCGGCTTTGATATGATGTCCCCGaactggagaaagagagacgcTTTAGAACCTCCACATCAAGTTAGATTTGATATATGATGCATGGATAAAGTCCAGCTGAAGTCACATTTATTTATCCCTTTTTCTAGCTTCCATCATGTTATTGCCACATCCTGTGAGCCTTAGCATTGCAACAACCATTTCCTCCTGTAATGTCAAGTGCATCAAGCTAGCAGGACTAACTGCAGTTTATTGAgttgacattttctgaatgATCAAGTGGAATtcatatttccactgtgttGCTTCCTGCAGCTGTAGCACAGCAGAGGTCTAACAGAGTGCTACACTCACGTGCTCACCATTCTATACGTGGGTAGGGACTCATTCTGAAGGAAGACCATGGTACTGCGAGTGCCATCCTGTAAACTGATCTTTTCATCGGTACCAGGCCCCAGATTCAGCGTAAATGGTTCATCATAGGTTATGTAATTCCCCTCGGCCTGCAGGAGAAAAGACTACATCAATATGTCCCCCAGCATATAGTTCATGGTGACTCAGAGCGGACCTACATAGTTTTAGTGCATTTGGAAAGTTAGTGTCTGTGTACTGTGTCTGAAGTTGACTGACGTACCGTGTAAGGCTCTAACTTAAACGATTTGTTATTAGTTTTGAAGTCCAGCACTTTGTCCTGCATGTTGATGAACTTCACTTGGCCCTCAGTGCTCGATGGGAACTTAGGCAGGGTTTTCTGGAGGGGAgacagcattgtgtgtgtgtgaattgtgCTTCAGAAGTCAAGGTGTGTTTAAGCTgcccagtgtttgttttgtgtgttacACTCACATCAACCTGTATCTGGACCAGGGCTGCAGCGACGAACGCGAGAGCGGCGAAGAACATGCCCACAGTCATCCTCTTTAACGGgctgacacaacacacacacacacacacgcattgtTATGCATTGTTGTGTTCTGCAAAAGTCGACCAAAATGAGACCCCTAGACAACCTAGACTCCAAGGAATAAACTCACCTGAAGTTTAATCCGCACTTGGAAATCAGCGGGTAGACCACGCTGTCCATGATGGGCACCAAGATGAGGATCAAGATAGGGTTGACAgtctggaggagaagagggcgGGTCACTGTTTTAAAGCCTATTCAATAAGTTCACGTCGGCAGCACGTATGTAAAAGCATCAAAGGACGCCACGAAGAAGTGAGCATCAACACAAGAGTCTTACCTGCATCTGCTCGGGCTGGATTATGAGAAGTCCCTGttgaatgagacagacagaatctcatttaaaaaaactgccTTTTCTGATGATTATTCTcacagaacataaaaataacacacttACAAAGTCACCGTCCAGGGTGGTCGCCTGGAGGGTCCATCTAGAGCCCTGTGGAGGAGACGCAGCTCTGCTTTAGTCTTTTGATCGTGCCAGATTTGCTATTAAACTACAGTTGCAAAGAGTGAGTGTCAAGGAGGAAACTGGGAGTTACCTGCTGGTCAAAGAGAGCCCAGAACATGGGCAGAGGGATGTAGAGAAACAGCACCTTCAGCACCATCTTCACCTGCGCAATCAGGAGTTTCTGGAGCCAAACATAGGAAAGGATTAGGATATTTACATCACTGATTGTGCTGTTTGGATTTGCATGATGATGAATAGAGCCCTTACATCATATCTCTCCTCAGCCCAGTCCATCCAGTGGTCTCTCTTAGGGTACGCAGGAGAGCGATGGTTAAAGCGGTTCATGAGCGCGAACTACAGATAGCACAAAGGACATTTCAGTGTGAATTTTCACGCTAACTGGAATGCATTTAGTTACCTAAACTGTGAACAAAGCTCACTAATGATGTTTGAATAAAGGGGATGTTtctaattttatttaaatattgtgGAGAAACATGCTCTTACCCCGATGCACTTGCAGACTTTCACCATGATGTTGCCTTGAGGGGCAGCCTTGTAGTACATACCACTGCCAACAATGAACAcaactgcagacacacacacacaccagatatacatgtatatattaaCATTTGACCATTTGTCAAAACAGCAAAAGGAAATTAGAAAGTAAAGGTCATTGTTAACTTATCTGACATGAACCATAAATTACATGCTTTGCCTCCCTTACGAAACACATTTTATAGTGGGTAATAATGGGTTTATAAGTTACAGCAAATGAGCCTATGAATAGTTAGTAAATCTTGTATTAATGCCAGAAGCTTTCCGAGCAAACGGCTTATTCCTTATctataaaaaacattaatgaatTACTTATTAAAGGGACATGCCAGTGATTCAGCATTGTGCTTTCATTAAGCTGGggagacaaaactgaaataatagGTTGAAATATGTTGGCTTTTAGTCACGGGTATGGGTCAATAGCCAATAACActgaatcctacatttcccataatgcaactgaGTGGAATATTTAATTAGACCCTCCCCGCCTCCTAAATGCAGGGTTATTTTCTGACATCAGTCGAGTAAAACCATTACTGcaacttccttccttcctttattAGAAAGTGGCACGGATCTGCTCGTCACAGTCAataaagagattaaaaaaaaaaagatttcttaCTCAGAGCAACCAGCATGAGAATAGCAGGGACACCGAAGGCCAGGGGGTAGCACAGCTGCTTTTTGTAAAAACCACACTCCTGAGCTGGAAACCACagcacgcgcacacgcacacacacacacacacattttttaaattcaatgtGATATCACCGGCATAGTTTATGCTCTGTTTATGCTCAGCTTCAGCGCACCTTTAAGGATGGGGGTGATGACAGTGGACAGCAGACTGCCAGCATTGATGGACAGGtagaagatggagaagaaggtgcttctctgcttctcctgtTGGACACAGGAAGTTAAACAAGCCTTATATAACATCCCATGTCACAAGAGTCATTAATATTATGGGGTAATCTTTGTACCTGGCACTAAACAGCCACCTGTGTACCTGTGGTTATTAGTTAATAAACAACTTGCTGGTTTGAAACGAGATAAAAGAAGTGCTGATGAGGCGCCACCGACGGCTGAGTGACTCGTCTTTTTaattggtgtgtgagtgtatgtgtgacagagagagactgagataACACACGTGTCCTGCATgtgatgtgtgcatgcatgtgtgtacacaaGAGGAAAGTCAATGTCAGTGTGTACATCCAGCTGCATCTGATTGATGTTAATGGAATAAATACTACCTTGCTCAATCAgttgtgtgttagtgtttgaGGCTCTAGGTTGTAGTGTTGAATTGTGTTGTTCAGTAAGGAATTATTCCTCCTGTACACACAAAATAGGTACAAATAAGACAAACCgttcaataaaatgtcaaatctgTAGCTGTAAATATGAGGTTATTATGAGATCTGGATTTCATAATTATGATACAATTAGGATCTGGTAATTACCCTCATAAAAACTCCCATAATTACAAGAAAACTCCTCTCATAACTGCTAAAACTTCTCATAATTACAAGAAAACTCTCATAATAACATGCTCTGGATCTCCTTTTTCACAATAATGAGAAAAGATCTCATGATTAAGAGTAAACTATCTCATCATTGAAAAATTGGGATCTGATGATTAGAAGAAATGGTTATGCCATCAAGATCTGAATCATTTTCACTAAACTATAATCAGACTTTCGGCATTAAGAATAATAATTCTGAGAGAGCAGCAGTTTCAGGCAGTAAATCATATTTATGAGATGAggcctgctgtttttttttctttctgaatacAATAAGATGAGATTGTAGAGCCTCTTTCTATTATTTTTATCACCTCtcccttgtgtgtgtatgtatgtgtgcttaAGTGACATCTAACCTGATGGTCTTCAAACTGGTCTCCACCAAAGGCAGCCACGCAGGGTTTGATGCCTCCTGTTCCCAGAGCAATGAGCATCAAGCCCAGCATGGACAGAGCTCTGCGGGAAAAACACAGCGTCACTACATATCTGTACGTGTGcacctgctctgtttctgtcacacagATCTGAGCGCGCTCAGCTCACACGTGGAGGGCCATGTTGTCGGGGGTGCCGTccttgtttgtgtctgtgatgtcatgGATGGCGCTCACTGCCAGGACAGCCTGACCAGCCGTATAAACGATGGACAGGTAAATAATAGTCctgtgcagagggaggaggaggaggaggaggaggaggaggaaggagcgaGCAGTTAAACAGTTGTACATCAGAGAGATAAGATAAAGGGTCAAAAAGCCAAAGATGAAATTTAACAGCCGATACTGTGAGATATACTTTGACCCGAACACTCTAGACAAGCATTTGGAACCAGAAACAGCTACAATAAAGCTAATTACAGCTTATTGATTTGATGCCCCCCCTTTTTTAAATGCGTTTGCAGCTAAAACAGTTGCAGGATTTGAAACTCACTTGAACTTGCCGAGCCATGAATCCGCCACAATGGCTCCCAGGATGGGTGTCAGGTAGCACAAAGCCACAAAGGTATGGTAGATAGTGGTGGCGAAGTCATCACTCCACTTCAGGAAGTATGTGAGGTACAGCACCAGCACGGCTGTGGACGGGTTGCAGGGATGTAGGAAGAAGCATTCAGGTATTTTACTTGTAAAAGTGGCAATGCAGCAATGTAAAGATGCTCCAAAtgagtcctgcattcaaaatcttactcaTGTAAAAGTGCATGTAAAACGTCCACAGTATTAAAAGTGAAGTACAGATGCAGAACAATGGCCAGTGTGACtcttatattattatatatgacatTATTTAATCCCCCTTATGGTTGCAATCATGTCTGGTGGAGGtatatttgcatacatttgTAGATATTGTTGGATAGTTTCATTTGTAGCATTGCATCATAGtttagcagtggtggaaagtaactaagtacatttactcaagtacaattttaGGTACTTTTCAATGTattctactttatacttttactccaacttctcacatggtttcattcaAGACCCAAAGTGCTCAAATCATCCATTTTGCTGCTGGATGTTgtattgatacttttacttcagtaaagcATCTGAATATTTTTCCACCGCTGTATTGACAGACTGATTATATATTTTCTGTGTacaatcttaatctgcaaagtaactatagctgtccAATAAATGTAATCacttaaaatagaaatactcaggGAAAGTATAAACAggcttttgaaatgtaaattacaCAGCTTTCATCAGCTCCAGCACAAAGCAACTCACCTCGCATGCCATAGTAGGAGAAACGCTCGCAGAACTCATTGACCACAATGAAGAAGATGCTTATTGGGTAGCCACCGACTGTGGCCTGTTAGAGGGAAAACATCTTTTTATTCCTCAACAAAGTATTTGAGTGCCttagatttctttttaatatccACAGACAGTCCTGCTGAGTGTCAGAGCGCTAAACAATAAATATCTGCATGTCTATAAATGCTACAGACGCTCCAATAACAACTTACACTCTTTGACTTGCGCTTCCTCTCGTCGCGATCTGCAGAAAACAAGCATCGGAAGTCACACATTGCATAAACGAGAAAAATTTGAAATACgcagaaatgtgtttggaaTAAATGTTTGCATGAAGCAATAACTCCTCTAAAACTTGCAGGAAAAGAAATCCCAAACTCTTAGGATTGGTTCCTGAGGGTCCTGGTCCAGACTAGGACTCACCTGCCATGGCTGCTGGGTGTGCCGACTTCAGGTCCCTGCTCCCAAATGAATCCTTCagcaaaaagacacaaagagactaATGATCCCTGTCTGAATCCACAGTGTGACGACCCAGCCAAGGCTTGGCCAGCTTCTTATGTAACCTCCCACcaaaccccccaccccacccctgcACCACCCACTGATGCTGGACTGTGGATCACACGCACACCGCAAACATCTTGTCCAGCACCTCCCAACATGCAAGTCACCATTTTTCCCACCTCCCAGCACATTCTCCTCATCACAGTGTCCATGTGTCAGTAATTTTATGACTCAACTGAAGTGCAACCAGGGGGTCTTCCAGAAAAAGAGGACTAATGAGTTCAGCTGATTAAGCTAACAATGATAGTGTAGCTCTTATCGCTTTCTAAACTCACTCTAGTTTCTCATTCTAGTGACTGTTAagatatatatacactgtatgtaAAGACTGAGTAAGGGCAAAAATCATGTATGTATACATAAAGTGCAGACCTTTAAACCCTCTTTCATTTTCGAGAGCACACTTACAGATAGACTGGTTTGTGTTTTAGCAGATAAAGCATTTAGAcatttttgtgcacatgtggttatgtgtgtgtgtgtgtgtgtgtgtgtgtgtgtgtgtgttcaggttttaTAAGGCAggttgagtaaatgtaatctCACACATCTTGAACCTTTTGGAAATCCTAGAGATGATGGTCCTTCAAAGATAGTTTGGTATTTCATTTAGCTCTTTGATTGCAGTACACAAACCATTAATTCACAAGGCAGTTTACAGCAGTGactaaaatatataaaacataaaaaggtACAGCTGAAATATTGAATTCATGTGTATTTCACtaaatgaatacacacacaaacagcatgaaacacGAGCAGGACTCACGCATGATGTTTAGCAGCCCAAATCTCTGAAACAATAACACAGTTGGGGTGTTTGTCCAgtaacagcaacacaacaagatgtgtgtgtgtgtgtgtgtgtgtgtgtgtgggtagggGGGCTCTGTCAGTGATTAGGGGTGGGA
It includes:
- the slc15a1b gene encoding solute carrier family 15 member 1b — encoded protein: MVTCMLGGAGQDVCGVRVIHSPASVGGAGDSFGSRDLKSAHPAAMADRDERKRKSKSATVGGYPISIFFIVVNEFCERFSYYGMRAVLVLYLTYFLKWSDDFATTIYHTFVALCYLTPILGAIVADSWLGKFKTIIYLSIVYTAGQAVLAVSAIHDITDTNKDGTPDNMALHVALSMLGLMLIALGTGGIKPCVAAFGGDQFEDHQEKQRSTFFSIFYLSINAGSLLSTVITPILKAQECGFYKKQLCYPLAFGVPAILMLVALIVFIVGSGMYYKAAPQGNIMVKVCKCIGFALMNRFNHRSPAYPKRDHWMDWAEERYDKLLIAQVKMVLKVLFLYIPLPMFWALFDQQGSRWTLQATTLDGDFGLLIIQPEQMQTVNPILILILVPIMDSVVYPLISKCGLNFSPLKRMTVGMFFAALAFVAAALVQIQVDKTLPKFPSSTEGQVKFINMQDKVLDFKTNNKSFKLEPYTAEGNYITYDEPFTLNLGPGTDEKISLQDGTRSTMVFLQNESLPTYRMFGDIISKPELGTNAIRFLNGFNSSLNVTVGDLSLDRLSPQNMSEYLLVPQGNAHFNIRNEMDEQCDYSQKLGFGSSFTLIILPNFTFAEGCSQSIRPVLDMEPNSFNMAWQIPQYFLITAGEVVFSVTGLEFSYSQAPSNMKSVLQAGWLLTVAVGNIIVLIVAEAAKLPDQWAEYILFASLLVFVCIVFSIMAYFYTYIDPTKIEAQFVQMEPEEKERRKSLEMVSKDRRSSDSSSDEEESKQTRI